In the genome of Delphinus delphis chromosome 15, mDelDel1.2, whole genome shotgun sequence, one region contains:
- the LOC132438453 gene encoding thymosin beta-10 — MADKPDMGEIASFDKAKLKKTETQEKNTLPTKETIEQEKQAK, encoded by the coding sequence ATGGCAGACAAGCCGGACATGGGGGAAATCGCCAGCTTCGATAAGGCCAAGCTGAAGAAGACGGAGACGCAGGAGAAGAACACCCTGCCGACCAAAGAGACCATTGAGCAGGAGAAGCAAGCGAAGTGA